The Candidatus Afararchaeum irisae genome segment AATAGGACTCGGCTATGCGAGGAGGATGGTCGAGAGGTACGGCGGTAGTATCGACGTAGGAGACAGCGACTCGGGAGGTGCTGAGTTCGTCGTGACACTCCGTAAGCCGGTCTCTGAGACGGAGTAGCACAATCGTTTTCCGGTACCGAAATCTACTCCGGGTATGGCACAGACAGTCACCGTAGAGGGAATGGCTTGTGACGGATGTGAGGAGAACGTCGAGGAATCCGTGGGTGATATCGACGGTGTCGCCGATGTCACCGCTAACCACGAGGACGGAGTAGTCGAGGTAGACGGCGACTTTGATATCGGAGCCGTCGAGCGCGCAGTCAGGGAAGCCGGGTACGAGGTCGCTTAGGATCAGATCAAGCCACAGTATGCGCGGCATAGATGATACCGACCTGAAGATACTCGACCTACTCTTAGAAGACGCGAGACGTCCTTACAGCGAGATTGCCGACGAGGTGGGTCTGTCGCCTCCTGCGGTCTCCGACCGGATCGACCGCCTGAAAGAGATAGGGGTCGTAAGACGGTTCACAGTCGACCTCGACAGGTCTCTCCTCGACGAGGGGGTGCGTGTGCTCGTGGATCTCCACCTCGAAGCCAACGCCGACACACGCGACGCTGCCGACGTCTTACGTGCTTTCGACGAGACAGACGACCTCTACACGACCGCTGACTCACGCGTCGTCTTCACGGCGACTACGAGTCCCGAGAGAGTCAGCGAGATAGCCTCGTCGGTCGAGGGGATCGAGGACTACGAAGTCAGCCTCTTGATCGACACGGCTTCGAGCCCCGGAGTGGGTGATGCTACACTCGCTCTCGACTGTGACGAGTGTGGCAACACGGTGACGTCAGAGGGAGAGTCGGTTACGATAGACGGCGATACCTACCACTTCTGCTGTCCGTCGTGTGAGTCATCCTTCGAGGAGAGGTATGAGAGACTAAGAGAGGGAGCTTGACACCTAAGAATCCGAGCTTAGGAGCGGTTTTTACTTAACTTTTTTAGCCGAAAGACGGTTGAATCTGAGTCACGTACTCAGAGTATGAAGGCTAATCTCCGTATCGAGGGCATGAGCTGTGCCAACTGTTCACAGGCAGTCGCAGAGGGGATCTCCTCACTCGACGGGGTCGACGACGCCAACATAAATTACGCCACCGACGAGGGGACAGTCGAGTACGACCCCGAGAAGGTCACCCTCTCTGAGATCTACGACGCAGTCGAAAGGGCGGGCTACGACCCCGTTAGACGGACGCGAACCGTCGAGATACGCGGGATGTCGTGTGCCAACTGTGCCGAGACTGTCGAGAAGTCAGTCGGCGGTCTCGCGGGAGTCATAGACATCGACGTCAACTACGCGACTGACGAGGCGAGAGTCGAGTATAACCCCATCGACGCCGGCGTCGACGAGGTATACGACGCGGTCGAGAAGGCGGGGTACGAACCCGTGAGATCCGACGGCGATGGCACCGACGAGGGAGGTGAAGCCGAGAGCGGATCACAGACCGCCGAGGTCGAGAGAAAGCTCAGACTCGTTCTCTTCGGCGCGTCTTTCGCTGTGCCCCTCCTACTCATGCTCGTCGTCGAACTCTCAGTGGGTCTCCCCGAGTCGGTTCTCGGCGTCCCGACGGGATGGATCGCCTTCGGACTCGCCACCCCCGTCCAGGCTGTCCTCGGAAAGGAGTTCTACGTCAACTCGTACAACGCCCTCGTGAGGAACAGGACTCCGAACATGGACGTCCTGATTGCACTCGGCTCCTCGACAGCCTACTTCTACTCCATAGCCGTACTTCTCGACCTCATCACGGGCGGTCTCTACTTCGACACTGCCGCTCTCATACTCGTCTTCATCACACTCGGAAACTACCTCGAAGCTAGAGCTAAGAGACAGGCGGGAGACGCCCTCAGAAGCCTTCTCGAACTCGAAGCCGACACCGCGACTGTCTTGAGGGACGGCGAAGAAGTCGAGGTACCTCTCGATGAGGTTGAGGTCGGCGATGTGATGAAGGTACGTCCCGGCGAGAAGATACCTACCGACGGAACCGTGATCGGGGGAGAGAGCGCAGTCGACGAGTCGATGGTCACGGGCGAGTCGGTTCCCGTCGAGAAGTCGGAGGGCGACGACGTCGTGGGATCGACAGTCAACAAGAACGGTGTCCTGAGAGTCGAGGCGACTAAGGTCGGAGACGACACCGCTATTCAGCAGATAGTCTCGACCGTGAAGGAAGCCCAGTCGAGACAGCCCGAGATACAGAACGTCGCCGACAGGATAAGTGCCTACTTCGTCCCCGCGGTGATACTCAACGCCGTTATCTGGGGTACGGCGTGGTACGTCTTCCCCGGCACACTCGCGGGCTTCGTCGACGCGCTTCCCCTCTGGGGACTCGTCGGCGGTGGACCCGCAGCAGTCTCTGTCTTCGAGTTCGCCGTGATAGTCTTCGCCTCCGCAGTCCTGATAGCGTGTCCGTGCGCACTCGGTCTCGCGACTCCCGCGGCGACTATGGTCGGGACGGGAATAGGAGCGAGGAACGGCGTCCTCTTCAAAGGCGGTGATGTCCTTGAGCGGGCGAGGGACGTCGACACAGTAGTCTTCGACAAGACGGGGACACTCACCCGAGGCGAGATGAGTCTGACTGACGTAGTCCCTGTAGACAGCCCGGTCGGAGATGGCGGAGTCGCGGTTAAGACATACGACGACGAAGACCTCGTCCGACTCGCCGCGACCGCTGAGACGGGTAGTGAACATCCCATAGGACGCGCGGTCGTCGAGGGTGCCGAGGACAGGGGTGTCGAGTTCGACGAGCCCGAGAGCTTCGAGAACGTCCCCGGACACGGTCTCCACGCCGAGACCGACGAGGGCGAGGTAGTCCTCGGAAACAGGAGACACATGGAGAACAACTCGATAGATGTCTCCGCCGGAGAAGAGACCGCCGAGAGACTCGAAAACGAGGGCAAGACTGCGGTCATGGTCGCCCTCGAAGGACGCCTCATAGGTGTCGTCGGGGTCTCCGACACCGTAAAGCAGACATCTAAGGACGCAGTCGGGAGACTTCAGAGTAGGGGACTCGAAGTCATGATGATCACGGGCGACAACCCACGTACTGCCCACGCAGTCGCCGATGAGGTCGGCATAGACTCCGACGACGTCCATGCCGACGTACTCCCCGACGAGAAGGAAGAGGTCGTCTCGGAGATACAGTCCGACGGTAGACGTGTCATGATGGTCGGCGACGGAGTCAACGATGCCCCCGCCCTCGCCGTCGCCTACGTCGGGACTGCGATAGGAAGCGGAACTGACGTCGCTATAGAGGCGGGCGACATAACACTCATGAGAGACGATCCCCTCGATGTCGTCAAGGCTCTCCGTGTCTCCGACGCCACACTCTCGAAGATCAGACAGAACCTCTTCTGGGCGCTCGGATACAACACAGCGATGATACCCCTCGCGTCCCTCGGTCTTCTCCAGCCCGTCCTTGCCGCGGGAGCTATGGCGTTTTCGAGCGTCTCGGTTCTGTCGAACAGTCTTCTATTTAGGCGTTACGACCCCCACACTGACTACTCGTTCCTCGGCTGGCTGAGGCGGTAGCTTCGGTGTCTGCCGCCACCCTAGATTATAAACCGTATGAACGAGTACCCCTTCCATGGAAGTCGTATACGCGACAGATCTGTCAGAGCCGACAGAAGCGGCGGTAAAGTCACAGACGTGTCTCGACTGTCTTAAGAGGGTCGGCGTCGACAAGATACATCTCATCCACGTCATAAACGTCTCGATGAGGTCGGGGATCGCACCCTTCGACCTCGAATGTCCTAAGCACGAGCTACTCGACGGACAGAAGGGAGTTCTCGAAGACGAGGGCTTCGAAGTCGAGTCCCACGTCGTGAGAGGGACTCCTTACAGACGCATAAACAACCTCGCTAAGGAGGTCGATGCCGACATGATAATAGTCGGCTCAAAGGGACGTGGACGTATAGAACGCACACTCATAGGAAGTACTGCGAAGAACATGGCGAGAACCGCGTCTCGTCCTCTCCTGATACAGCGTATAAAGGGACAGGAGGAGAGCGAGATAGAGGTCGCCGAGAAGGCTATCTTCTCACGCGTGTTACATCCTACCGACTTCTCCGAGAATGCACAGAGAGCGTACAACGAGTTCCAGGAGATACAGGAGTCGGTACAGGAAGTCGACCTACTCCACGTCCTCACGGGCGAGGAGGACGTAGTCGGAGGCGAACAGGGAGCTAAGGATACACTCGAAGAGCTCCGCGGCGAGCTTGAGGATCTGAAGGACGACATAGACGTAGAGACGAACGTCCGTGAGGGCAACGCTGTCGACGAGATACTCGCAGAGGAGGACGACTGGGATCCGTCGCTCGTTCTGATGGGATCACGTGGTCTCAGCAGGATAAGACGTCTCCTCCTCGGAAGTGTGACTGAGAGCGTAGCAGAGAAGTCAACGAGTAATGTCCTAATCGTTCCGCCGTCGGGGGCTAAGACGACGAAGACAGAGTAGTATTACGAGAGCACCATATCTATTAACCCGGCGCGCACGACGTATCCGTATGGAGATATATCCCGATTTCAAGCTCTGGTTCACCGACGACGACGGGGACTACGTCTTCGGCGAGGGGACTATGGCTCTCCTTCAGGAGATAGACGAGACGGGAACAGTCTCGGAGGCAGCCGAGAACACCGAGATGAGCTACAGGTACGCTCTCGACAAGATACAGACAGTCGAGGAACGTCTCGGGACGACTCTCGTCGAGAGGAAGAGAGGCGGAAGCGAAGGAGGGGGAGCGTCTCTGACCGACGACGGGAAGACGATGTTACGTGAGTACGACGAGGTCAGACGGAGCATCGACGACTGTGTCGGGAGCATACAGATATGAGAGAGATCGAGACAAAGATCGACCTCGTCGAAACGCTTGAGTCGGGACAGACATTCGTCTGGAGACGTCAGACTGACGGCGACGGATTCTCGACAGCAGTCGAGGGAGAGGGAGTGAGGGTCTACCAGGACGACCACGAGGAAGGCGTTCGGTACGAGACCACGGGAGCCTCCGAGAAAGCCGTCAGACGTCTCCTCGGCTTAGACGATCCTCTCGACGAGATACACGACGAGATCTCACACGACGAACTCGTGAGACGCGGTATCGACGAGTACCCGGGTCTGAGAGTCGTCAACGACGGATTCTTCGCGTGTACAGTCTCTTTCATAATCAGCGCGCAGAACCGTATACCGCGCATAAAGAGCCTCGTCGACGAGATCAGACGAAGGTACGGTGAGCCGATCGAGGGTTACGACGCTTATGTCTTTCCGTCAGCCGAGACTCTCGCCGAGGCGGGAGAGGAAGAGCTCAGAGAGATAGGTCTCGGGTACAGAGCCCCGTATGTCGTCGAGACGGCGCGTATGGTCGCAGACGGTGAGGTCGACCCCGGCGAGGTGAGGCGGATGGAGTACGTCGACGCACACGACGAGGTCAAACGTCTCATGGGCGTCGGAGACAAGGTCGCCGACTGTATACTCCTCTTCTCGCTCGGCTTCAACGAGGCGGTTCCGATAGACACGTGGATAGACGAGGCTATAGAGACCTACTACCCCGACTTAGCGGGGTCGAACTACTCCGAGACGTCGGAGAACTTCCGCGACTACTTCGGAGAGTACGCCGGCTACGCTCAGAACTACATCTTCCATTACATAAGGAACCACGAAATCCGCTAATCTCTGATTAGCGTGCCAACGAGACCAAAGCTCTTCGGATGTCGACCCGAGTAGCTGTCCTGACATTTATGTTCTGTCTCCGTGATGCCTATACAGGATGTCCCAGTCCGACGTTAACAAAGGTGAAGACGGAGGTCAGAAAACGAGACTAAGAGCCGACCTGCTCCGACGCGTCGGATTCGGCGTACTCCTCATTCTCTTACTCGGGACTGTCACGTATGTCATCACGCGGTTTACCGCGACAGCCGTCTTTACCGTCTTTCTCTACTATGCGAGCCGTCCTATACACAAGAGC includes the following:
- a CDS encoding heavy metal translocating P-type ATPase, translated to MKANLRIEGMSCANCSQAVAEGISSLDGVDDANINYATDEGTVEYDPEKVTLSEIYDAVERAGYDPVRRTRTVEIRGMSCANCAETVEKSVGGLAGVIDIDVNYATDEARVEYNPIDAGVDEVYDAVEKAGYEPVRSDGDGTDEGGEAESGSQTAEVERKLRLVLFGASFAVPLLLMLVVELSVGLPESVLGVPTGWIAFGLATPVQAVLGKEFYVNSYNALVRNRTPNMDVLIALGSSTAYFYSIAVLLDLITGGLYFDTAALILVFITLGNYLEARAKRQAGDALRSLLELEADTATVLRDGEEVEVPLDEVEVGDVMKVRPGEKIPTDGTVIGGESAVDESMVTGESVPVEKSEGDDVVGSTVNKNGVLRVEATKVGDDTAIQQIVSTVKEAQSRQPEIQNVADRISAYFVPAVILNAVIWGTAWYVFPGTLAGFVDALPLWGLVGGGPAAVSVFEFAVIVFASAVLIACPCALGLATPAATMVGTGIGARNGVLFKGGDVLERARDVDTVVFDKTGTLTRGEMSLTDVVPVDSPVGDGGVAVKTYDDEDLVRLAATAETGSEHPIGRAVVEGAEDRGVEFDEPESFENVPGHGLHAETDEGEVVLGNRRHMENNSIDVSAGEETAERLENEGKTAVMVALEGRLIGVVGVSDTVKQTSKDAVGRLQSRGLEVMMITGDNPRTAHAVADEVGIDSDDVHADVLPDEKEEVVSEIQSDGRRVMMVGDGVNDAPALAVAYVGTAIGSGTDVAIEAGDITLMRDDPLDVVKALRVSDATLSKIRQNLFWALGYNTAMIPLASLGLLQPVLAAGAMAFSSVSVLSNSLLFRRYDPHTDYSFLGWLRR
- a CDS encoding universal stress protein, whose amino-acid sequence is MEVVYATDLSEPTEAAVKSQTCLDCLKRVGVDKIHLIHVINVSMRSGIAPFDLECPKHELLDGQKGVLEDEGFEVESHVVRGTPYRRINNLAKEVDADMIIVGSKGRGRIERTLIGSTAKNMARTASRPLLIQRIKGQEESEIEVAEKAIFSRVLHPTDFSENAQRAYNEFQEIQESVQEVDLLHVLTGEEDVVGGEQGAKDTLEELRGELEDLKDDIDVETNVREGNAVDEILAEEDDWDPSLVLMGSRGLSRIRRLLLGSVTESVAEKSTSNVLIVPPSGAKTTKTE
- a CDS encoding LysR family transcriptional regulator, encoding MEIYPDFKLWFTDDDGDYVFGEGTMALLQEIDETGTVSEAAENTEMSYRYALDKIQTVEERLGTTLVERKRGGSEGGGASLTDDGKTMLREYDEVRRSIDDCVGSIQI
- a CDS encoding AsnC family transcriptional regulator is translated as MRGIDDTDLKILDLLLEDARRPYSEIADEVGLSPPAVSDRIDRLKEIGVVRRFTVDLDRSLLDEGVRVLVDLHLEANADTRDAADVLRAFDETDDLYTTADSRVVFTATTSPERVSEIASSVEGIEDYEVSLLIDTASSPGVGDATLALDCDECGNTVTSEGESVTIDGDTYHFCCPSCESSFEERYERLREGA
- a CDS encoding heavy-metal-associated domain-containing protein, which gives rise to MAQTVTVEGMACDGCEENVEESVGDIDGVADVTANHEDGVVEVDGDFDIGAVERAVREAGYEVA
- a CDS encoding DNA glycosylase, with translation MREIETKIDLVETLESGQTFVWRRQTDGDGFSTAVEGEGVRVYQDDHEEGVRYETTGASEKAVRRLLGLDDPLDEIHDEISHDELVRRGIDEYPGLRVVNDGFFACTVSFIISAQNRIPRIKSLVDEIRRRYGEPIEGYDAYVFPSAETLAEAGEEELREIGLGYRAPYVVETARMVADGEVDPGEVRRMEYVDAHDEVKRLMGVGDKVADCILLFSLGFNEAVPIDTWIDEAIETYYPDLAGSNYSETSENFRDYFGEYAGYAQNYIFHYIRNHEIR